In Phaeobacter gallaeciensis DSM 26640, a genomic segment contains:
- a CDS encoding SDR family NAD(P)-dependent oxidoreductase: MTLPRTPSFRLDGKRALVTGASSGIGRACAVALGEAGAHVTIAARRIEPLEALVTEMQAADMQAEAMVLDVADITATQASIDECVTQNGAFDILVNSAGLARHSPARDTTEGDFDAVIDLNIKGAYFLTQVVAKGLIAAKKPGSLINISSQMAKVGGLDRAVYSATKHAVEGFTKSMAIEWGKSGIRVNTICPTFIVTPLTQSTFDRPERRAWIESKIQLGRIGEVEDIMGGVVYLASDASALITGTALMIDGGWTAE, encoded by the coding sequence GTGACCCTGCCCCGCACCCCTTCCTTCCGTCTTGATGGCAAACGCGCGCTGGTGACCGGAGCCAGCTCCGGCATCGGACGCGCCTGTGCTGTGGCTCTGGGAGAGGCCGGTGCCCATGTCACCATTGCAGCGCGCCGGATTGAGCCGCTGGAGGCTCTGGTTACGGAGATGCAGGCCGCCGATATGCAGGCAGAGGCGATGGTTCTTGACGTTGCTGACATCACCGCCACTCAGGCCAGCATCGATGAGTGTGTCACCCAAAACGGCGCCTTTGACATTCTGGTAAACTCCGCCGGACTGGCGCGCCATAGCCCTGCCAGAGATACCACTGAAGGTGATTTCGACGCGGTGATCGACTTGAACATCAAGGGCGCATATTTCCTGACACAGGTGGTGGCAAAAGGACTCATCGCTGCCAAAAAGCCAGGATCATTGATCAACATCAGCAGCCAGATGGCCAAGGTCGGCGGTCTGGACCGGGCCGTGTATTCTGCAACCAAACACGCGGTTGAGGGTTTCACCAAATCCATGGCCATCGAATGGGGGAAATCGGGTATCCGGGTGAATACCATCTGCCCAACCTTCATTGTGACGCCCCTCACGCAGTCCACGTTTGATCGCCCTGAACGCAGGGCCTGGATCGAAAGCAAAATCCAATTGGGTCGCATCGGCGAGGTCGAGGATATCATGGGCGGCGTGGTTTACTTGGCCTCTGACGCCTCGGCCCTGATCACCGGCACCGCGCTGATGATCGATGGTGGGTGGACCGCCGAATGA